A single region of the Deinococcus sp. KNUC1210 genome encodes:
- a CDS encoding BTAD domain-containing putative transcriptional regulator, translated as MNKELNPILELVLRGAYEEGLSAYARLRDPSATDERWAGLCLLNVGRPLEARSLLMRSLGRGCAPAAIELATVYRQLGEPELGRQTLQTLRLSELIPFDRSLAEREWGVSQMAFGDLRGAYEALERAWNLATQTETEGALLPGIGLTLGYVCMAQGADQRALHFVTQALEHAEGLRLLQLQTVAGACYTSAGRFYEAEATFRAAGDVTGPGAPTLLYHRAVLARYRGHTRDALALFQESAQQARQLEEAETECYAELGICAVHCELGETRQAGRALASASAIHAPARISALVDLRRGQLMVKNGETAATEVLTLALKRFSELQLHRERGWAALHLAEAYLTFLKMREAAEALEEAHLARAALRSSSVIALELRAVPQVLSFMQAETQPQDLLLDWRAFQEHRPLVLRIHTFGGVRLTVDGKPVRPNASLDKCTELLVYLLLHPNQTREQILAAIFPDKYAVNARIYFHLMRSELARIVDGLTLPYDRETRTYRVEAGGMIVRLDLQELKQTLYGARLEELRTALEKYTGPFLPESDTDWVVEERTNVEWLIIRTGLEILEEYYQQGDDALCMDLAERLLQVEPLNEGINTLLIRATERLKGAVTARHTLERVRKRFRDEVGELPTALQWTSLD; from the coding sequence ATGAACAAGGAGCTGAACCCCATTCTGGAACTGGTCCTGCGAGGCGCCTACGAGGAAGGCCTGAGCGCCTACGCCCGCCTGCGGGACCCGTCGGCCACCGATGAACGCTGGGCGGGCCTGTGCCTGCTGAACGTGGGCCGCCCGCTCGAAGCCCGGTCTCTGCTGATGCGCTCGCTGGGGCGCGGGTGTGCGCCAGCCGCCATCGAACTCGCCACGGTCTACCGCCAGCTGGGCGAACCGGAACTCGGACGGCAGACACTCCAGACGCTGAGGCTCAGCGAACTGATTCCCTTCGACCGCAGTCTGGCTGAGCGAGAATGGGGCGTCAGTCAGATGGCGTTCGGCGACCTCCGGGGAGCGTATGAAGCGCTGGAACGCGCCTGGAATCTGGCCACCCAGACCGAGACCGAAGGAGCGCTGCTTCCCGGTATCGGCCTGACGCTCGGCTACGTCTGCATGGCACAGGGCGCGGATCAGCGGGCGCTGCATTTCGTGACGCAGGCCCTGGAACACGCCGAGGGCCTGCGGCTCCTTCAGTTACAGACCGTCGCTGGCGCGTGCTACACCTCTGCCGGACGCTTCTACGAGGCCGAAGCGACGTTCAGGGCAGCAGGCGACGTGACGGGGCCGGGCGCACCCACGCTGCTGTATCACCGGGCGGTGCTGGCAAGGTACCGGGGCCACACCCGGGACGCCCTGGCACTGTTTCAGGAGAGCGCACAGCAGGCCCGGCAGCTCGAAGAGGCCGAGACCGAATGTTACGCAGAACTGGGCATCTGTGCGGTGCACTGCGAGCTGGGAGAGACGCGGCAGGCAGGCCGGGCACTCGCCAGCGCCAGTGCCATTCACGCGCCTGCCCGCATCAGCGCACTGGTCGATCTGCGGCGCGGTCAGCTGATGGTGAAGAACGGTGAGACGGCGGCCACCGAGGTGCTGACCCTGGCGCTGAAGCGCTTCAGTGAATTGCAGCTGCACCGCGAACGAGGGTGGGCCGCGCTGCACCTCGCGGAAGCGTACCTGACATTCCTGAAGATGCGTGAAGCAGCCGAGGCGCTGGAAGAGGCGCATCTGGCCCGCGCCGCGCTGCGTTCCAGTTCGGTGATCGCACTGGAACTCCGGGCCGTGCCACAGGTCCTGAGTTTCATGCAGGCCGAGACGCAGCCGCAGGACCTGCTGCTCGACTGGCGGGCCTTTCAGGAACACCGCCCCCTGGTGCTGCGAATCCACACCTTCGGCGGCGTGCGGCTGACGGTGGACGGCAAGCCGGTGCGTCCGAACGCCAGCCTCGACAAATGCACCGAACTCCTGGTGTATCTGCTGCTGCATCCGAACCAGACCCGCGAGCAGATTCTCGCGGCGATCTTCCCCGACAAGTACGCCGTGAACGCCCGCATTTATTTCCATCTGATGCGGAGCGAACTGGCCCGGATCGTGGACGGCCTGACGCTGCCGTATGACCGCGAAACGCGAACCTACCGTGTCGAGGCGGGTGGGATGATCGTTCGACTCGACCTTCAGGAGCTGAAACAGACCCTATACGGCGCTCGGTTAGAAGAGTTGAGAACTGCCCTGGAGAAGTACACGGGGCCGTTCCTGCCCGAATCTGACACGGACTGGGTGGTCGAGGAGCGAACGAATGTGGAATGGCTGATTATTCGCACTGGCCTTGAAATTCTGGAGGAGTATTACCAGCAGGGAGACGACGCGCTGTGCATGGACCTCGCGGAGCGGCTGTTGCAGGTCGAGCCGCTGAACGAAGGCATCAACACCCTGCTGATCCGGGCCACCGAACGCCTGAAGGGGGCCGTCACAGCACGGCACACGCTGGAGCGCGTGAGAAAGCGCTTTCGCGACGAGGTCGGTGAGTTGCCCACCGCGCTCCAGTGGACATCGCTGGACTGA
- a CDS encoding catalase translates to MAKKSDAQNKQADLARAVTPPGKAMTDNLGHPVSDDQNSLRAGPRGPTLLEDFLLREKIHHFDHERIPERVVHARGAAAHGYFELTSSLSKYTHAQVLNEVGVQTPVFVRFSTVAGSRGSADTARDVRGFAVRMYTQQGNWDIVGNNIPVFFIQDAIKFPDLIHSVKPEPHNEIPQAASAHDTFYDFISLTPESMHMLMWVHSDRAIPRSFDSMEGFGVHTFRLINAAGESHFVKFHWKPALGVHSLVWDEAQRIAGKDPDFHRRTMWETIEKGGTLEWELGVQVFTSEQALKWDFDVLDATKLVPEDLVPVERIGKLVLNRNTENYFAETEQVAFMTTNIVPGIDFSDDPLLQGRNFSYLDTQLSRLGSPNWPELPINRPLVQVSNNQRDGHMRHTINPGRVSYFPNTLGGGLPAEVPASRGGFVSYPEQVSGPKLRIRAESFADHYGQARLFWNSMTPIEKEHIAHSLQFELSKVETRDIRVRMLDHLENINEVLASQVALALGEPPRSKQTAEPGGAGSADSAAEAALLASATSPTTASGKLQRALALSQEEGQPKSAKGRKVAILAADGVNAAQVKAVQAALEAKGATGEVVGNHLGDLGDGVTATKTLGNTDAVLFNAVLVAGGAKSVQTLMRRGDAFAFLGEAFKHAKPIGALGEGIEVLTASEVGRLLKAGMPSATDKGTDKSGDAVGTLSQVGSAALASGPAAAQLAEQGVIVGSNGGTDAAIQKFVAALAHHRYWNRPQVAHVPV, encoded by the coding sequence ATGGCTAAGAAATCAGACGCCCAGAACAAACAGGCCGACCTTGCCCGCGCCGTCACACCGCCCGGCAAGGCCATGACCGACAATCTGGGCCACCCGGTCAGCGACGACCAGAACTCGCTGCGGGCGGGTCCACGCGGCCCCACGCTGCTCGAAGATTTCCTGCTGCGCGAGAAGATTCATCACTTCGACCACGAGCGCATTCCCGAGCGGGTGGTGCACGCACGCGGGGCCGCTGCCCACGGCTATTTCGAGCTGACCTCCTCGCTCTCGAAGTACACGCACGCGCAGGTGCTGAACGAGGTCGGCGTGCAGACGCCCGTTTTCGTGCGCTTCTCGACGGTGGCCGGATCACGCGGGAGCGCCGACACCGCACGCGACGTGCGCGGCTTCGCGGTCCGGATGTACACCCAGCAGGGCAACTGGGACATCGTGGGCAACAACATCCCGGTGTTCTTCATTCAGGACGCCATCAAGTTTCCCGATCTGATCCACTCGGTCAAGCCGGAGCCGCACAACGAGATTCCCCAGGCGGCCAGCGCCCACGACACCTTCTACGATTTCATCTCGCTCACGCCCGAATCGATGCACATGCTGATGTGGGTCCACAGCGACCGCGCCATTCCGCGCAGTTTCGACAGCATGGAGGGATTCGGCGTTCACACCTTCCGGCTGATCAATGCCGCCGGAGAGTCGCACTTCGTCAAATTCCACTGGAAACCGGCGCTGGGCGTGCATTCGCTGGTCTGGGACGAGGCGCAGCGGATCGCGGGCAAGGACCCCGACTTCCACCGACGCACCATGTGGGAGACCATCGAAAAGGGCGGCACGCTGGAATGGGAACTGGGCGTGCAGGTCTTCACGTCCGAGCAGGCGCTGAAATGGGATTTCGATGTCCTGGACGCCACCAAACTCGTGCCCGAGGACCTCGTGCCGGTAGAGCGGATCGGAAAACTGGTGCTCAACCGCAACACCGAGAACTACTTTGCCGAGACCGAGCAGGTGGCCTTCATGACCACCAACATCGTGCCGGGCATCGACTTTTCCGATGATCCGCTGCTTCAGGGGCGCAATTTCTCGTACCTCGACACCCAGCTCAGCCGTCTGGGATCACCCAACTGGCCCGAACTGCCGATCAATCGCCCGCTGGTCCAGGTGTCGAACAATCAGCGCGACGGCCACATGCGCCACACCATCAATCCGGGGCGCGTCTCGTACTTCCCCAACACGCTGGGCGGCGGTCTTCCTGCCGAGGTGCCCGCGTCACGTGGCGGCTTCGTGTCGTACCCCGAGCAGGTCAGTGGCCCCAAACTGCGGATCAGGGCTGAAAGCTTTGCCGATCACTACGGACAGGCGCGGCTGTTCTGGAACTCGATGACGCCCATCGAGAAGGAACACATCGCCCACTCGCTCCAGTTCGAGCTGAGCAAGGTCGAAACGCGGGACATCCGCGTCAGGATGCTGGACCATCTGGAGAACATCAATGAGGTGCTGGCCTCGCAGGTCGCGCTGGCACTGGGCGAGCCGCCGCGCAGCAAGCAGACAGCCGAGCCGGGTGGAGCCGGAAGCGCCGATTCTGCCGCCGAAGCCGCGCTGCTGGCAAGCGCGACCTCGCCCACCACGGCATCGGGCAAGCTGCAACGCGCCTTGGCGCTCAGTCAGGAAGAGGGCCAGCCAAAGTCGGCCAAGGGGCGCAAGGTGGCGATTCTGGCTGCCGACGGCGTGAACGCGGCGCAGGTCAAGGCTGTGCAGGCCGCGCTGGAGGCGAAGGGGGCGACCGGCGAGGTGGTCGGCAACCATCTGGGCGATCTGGGAGACGGTGTGACCGCCACCAAGACGCTCGGCAACACCGACGCCGTGCTGTTCAACGCGGTGCTGGTCGCTGGCGGTGCGAAGAGCGTGCAGACCCTGATGCGGCGCGGCGACGCCTTCGCCTTCCTGGGGGAAGCGTTCAAACATGCCAAACCCATCGGGGCGCTGGGCGAGGGGATCGAGGTGCTGACGGCTTCCGAGGTCGGGCGACTGCTGAAGGCGGGCATGCCCAGTGCCACCGACAAGGGCACAGATAAGAGCGGTGACGCCGTCGGCACGCTGTCTCAGGTGGGCAGTGCGGCTCTTGCCAGCGGCCCGGCAGCGGCGCAACTGGCCGAGCAGGGCGTGATCGTGGGCAGCAACGGCGGCACCGATGCGGCGATCCAGAAGTTCGTGGCAGCGCTGGCGCATCACCGCTACTGGAATCGCCCGCAGGTCGCTCACGTTCCCGTCTGA
- a CDS encoding ATP-binding protein, with translation MPDDALRYGGEGNGLGLAIVHAAAQADGARLHFNGVQPHGQRVLLDFLPAPSPTDSS, from the coding sequence GTGCCTGACGACGCACTGAGATACGGCGGCGAGGGCAACGGCCTGGGGCTGGCAATTGTTCATGCTGCGGCTCAGGCAGACGGCGCACGGCTGCACTTTAACGGCGTCCAGCCCCACGGGCAGCGCGTTCTGCTCGATTTCCTGCCTGCTCCATCGCCCACCGATTCCTCATGA
- a CDS encoding HD domain-containing phosphohydrolase, whose translation MSDVAPLLDTRAFDYLEDVVYILNAERRFIYVNPFALHTWKLQAHEVLGKLLEDGLPARPPQDVIDLYQRAILSQERQEFETFGHRHRGRVGIILYPHGGGVIAHVRRLRRDSPASDAAAHDALTGCLTRQSFMTARQNMVLPAVLALIDLNRLKAVNALRGHSGGDQYIRQVAQAILEQLPPEALMARWGGDEFVVLLPGDDTAALTRLLTEAGEQVPHSFPGVPTFGMGVTNWPAGTPYERAFALADERLQEQKARLNDAVPGDWEALAFVEFSRHLETLHDPNDIIQHAIDKLLHLLDFDLALCTTWEQDTQYITHFASKPADAKWKALLQRREPLSGLTREVRRTQQTVWSTDYASDPGARPALVKLGVKSAVLTPVRTQGQISAMISLMTLNRWQTITPHMRKILELTALRLEHALELRRVVHEVRSTLATGLLTLGLVLEARDLETHGHTGRTAQLATQIGLSLGLRSSELHHLQEGAYLHDVGKLVIPDAILHKPGSLTAEEWNVMQTHTTRGWELASRLPGLSEPVLKVIRHHHERWDGSGYPDRLMGEDIPLEARIFAVCDVYDALISTRPYKDAWDPLEAMQEIQRQAGRHFDPQVVEAFLTVFQQGA comes from the coding sequence GTGTCTGACGTCGCGCCGCTCCTCGATACGCGGGCCTTTGATTATCTTGAGGATGTCGTCTACATCCTGAATGCCGAGCGCCGCTTCATCTATGTCAACCCTTTTGCGCTGCATACCTGGAAATTGCAGGCGCATGAGGTGCTGGGAAAACTTCTTGAGGACGGTCTGCCCGCCAGACCACCTCAGGACGTCATAGACCTGTATCAGCGGGCGATCCTCAGTCAGGAGCGCCAGGAATTCGAGACCTTCGGACACCGGCACCGGGGCAGGGTGGGCATCATTCTCTATCCGCACGGCGGCGGGGTGATCGCGCATGTTCGTCGTCTGCGCCGCGATTCACCGGCCAGCGACGCCGCCGCACACGACGCCCTGACCGGCTGCCTGACCCGTCAGAGCTTCATGACTGCTCGACAGAACATGGTGCTCCCGGCGGTCCTCGCGCTGATCGACCTCAACCGTCTGAAGGCGGTCAACGCTCTGCGGGGTCATAGCGGCGGCGATCAGTACATTCGTCAGGTCGCGCAGGCCATTCTGGAACAGCTGCCCCCGGAAGCATTGATGGCCCGCTGGGGCGGCGACGAATTCGTGGTGCTGCTGCCCGGTGACGATACGGCCGCGCTGACACGCCTGCTGACAGAGGCCGGAGAACAGGTACCGCATTCCTTTCCGGGCGTGCCCACCTTCGGGATGGGCGTCACGAACTGGCCCGCAGGCACCCCCTACGAAAGGGCGTTCGCGCTGGCCGACGAGCGGCTTCAGGAACAGAAAGCCCGGCTGAACGACGCCGTACCGGGCGACTGGGAGGCGCTGGCCTTCGTAGAATTCTCCAGACACCTCGAAACGTTGCACGATCCCAACGACATCATCCAGCACGCGATCGACAAACTGCTGCACCTGCTCGACTTCGACCTTGCCCTGTGTACCACCTGGGAGCAGGACACGCAGTACATCACGCATTTCGCCAGCAAACCGGCCGATGCGAAATGGAAGGCTCTACTCCAGCGCCGCGAACCGCTGAGCGGCCTGACGCGTGAGGTGCGGCGGACACAGCAGACCGTCTGGAGTACCGACTACGCCTCGGACCCGGGCGCCAGGCCAGCGCTGGTCAAGCTTGGAGTGAAGAGTGCCGTGCTGACGCCGGTTCGTACCCAGGGGCAGATCAGCGCCATGATCAGCCTGATGACCCTCAACCGCTGGCAGACCATCACGCCGCACATGCGGAAGATTCTGGAGTTGACGGCGCTGCGGCTGGAACATGCGCTGGAACTTCGGCGCGTGGTGCATGAAGTTCGCAGCACCCTCGCAACGGGTCTGCTGACACTGGGACTGGTGCTCGAAGCGCGTGACCTCGAAACCCACGGACACACCGGACGCACCGCTCAACTGGCGACACAGATCGGCCTGTCGCTGGGGCTGCGGTCCAGCGAATTGCATCATCTTCAGGAGGGTGCCTACCTGCACGATGTCGGGAAACTGGTGATTCCGGACGCCATTCTGCACAAGCCCGGATCGCTGACAGCCGAAGAGTGGAACGTCATGCAGACACATACCACCCGTGGCTGGGAGCTGGCATCGCGCCTGCCGGGGCTGTCTGAGCCCGTGCTGAAGGTGATCCGGCACCACCACGAGCGCTGGGACGGCAGCGGGTATCCCGACAGGCTGATGGGCGAAGACATTCCGCTGGAAGCGCGAATTTTTGCCGTCTGTGACGTGTACGACGCCTTGATTAGCACTCGCCCGTACAAAGATGCCTGGGACCCGCTGGAGGCCATGCAGGAAATTCAGCGGCAGGCGGGGCGGCACTTCGATCCCCAGGTGGTCGAGGCATTCCTGACGGTCTTCCAGCAGGGGGCGTAA
- a CDS encoding M17 family metallopeptidase: protein MELKSGVDARAALLVMVGETGLPSTGGAELEAATEHLLSEGAARLLPNLAPGTLELMRLGQQDAAVAKAPTSAAEARRLGVAVARCARTIRAASVSVLGLEPEFAGEVALGVQLGAYRFARYKADETPELDRLSIDTLSEDAARRSSSLASGVQLARDLVNTPYNHLHAQDFSAVARTVAEAAGLQIEVWGQAECEQRGMGLFAAVGQGSADEPQFIQLTYRPAQPSAQPRITALVGKGVMFDSGGYSLKPAGGMYGMKGDMGGAAAVLGAMQIVAALRPPHEVRAYIAATDNAVSGTAMRPGDIFSALNGKRVEVTNTDSEGRLILADALTLASQAGADEVIDIATLTGAKVTALGNDLAALFSNDRALAEAVRAASDSTQEAVWELPLHTPYLESYRSGVAELKNSDMVPAGGSVKAALFLQEFVTSPWAHLDIAGNALREQDHPFGPAGATGYGAMLLAELAARP from the coding sequence ATGGAACTCAAAAGTGGTGTGGACGCCCGCGCAGCGCTCCTGGTCATGGTCGGTGAAACAGGGCTTCCGAGCACTGGGGGAGCAGAGCTGGAGGCAGCCACCGAACACCTGCTCAGCGAGGGGGCGGCCCGGCTCCTGCCGAATCTGGCCCCCGGAACGCTGGAGCTGATGCGGCTGGGCCAGCAGGATGCCGCCGTGGCAAAAGCGCCGACCAGTGCGGCCGAGGCCCGGCGGCTGGGTGTGGCCGTGGCGCGGTGTGCCCGGACCATCAGAGCGGCGTCGGTCAGTGTGCTTGGGCTGGAGCCCGAGTTTGCGGGTGAAGTGGCGCTCGGTGTGCAGCTGGGGGCCTACCGCTTTGCGCGGTACAAAGCGGACGAAACGCCCGAACTCGACCGCCTCAGCATCGACACCCTTTCCGAAGACGCGGCCCGGCGCAGCAGCAGCCTGGCTTCGGGCGTACAGCTGGCACGTGACCTGGTCAATACTCCGTACAACCACCTGCACGCCCAGGACTTCAGCGCGGTGGCCCGGACCGTCGCCGAAGCCGCTGGCCTCCAGATCGAAGTCTGGGGACAGGCGGAATGCGAGCAGCGCGGCATGGGACTGTTCGCAGCCGTGGGCCAGGGCAGCGCAGACGAGCCGCAGTTCATTCAGCTGACGTACCGCCCGGCTCAGCCGTCTGCACAGCCCCGGATCACGGCGCTGGTCGGCAAGGGCGTGATGTTCGACAGCGGCGGGTACAGCCTGAAGCCCGCAGGCGGCATGTACGGTATGAAGGGCGATATGGGCGGCGCAGCAGCCGTGCTGGGGGCCATGCAGATCGTGGCGGCGCTGCGACCTCCCCACGAGGTCAGAGCTTACATCGCCGCGACCGACAACGCCGTATCGGGAACGGCCATGCGGCCCGGAGACATATTCAGTGCGCTGAACGGCAAGCGTGTGGAGGTCACGAATACCGACTCGGAAGGACGTCTGATCCTGGCCGATGCCCTGACCCTCGCGTCGCAGGCAGGGGCCGATGAAGTGATCGACATCGCCACGCTGACCGGTGCCAAAGTCACGGCCCTGGGAAACGATCTGGCAGCCCTGTTCAGTAACGACAGAGCGCTTGCCGAAGCGGTGCGGGCCGCCTCAGACAGCACGCAGGAAGCGGTCTGGGAATTGCCGCTGCACACGCCGTACCTTGAAAGCTACCGCTCCGGGGTGGCCGAACTGAAGAACAGTGACATGGTCCCCGCAGGCGGGAGCGTCAAAGCGGCGCTCTTTTTGCAGGAATTCGTGACCAGTCCGTGGGCACATCTGGACATCGCCGGAAACGCCCTCAGAGAGCAGGATCATCCGTTCGGCCCTGCCGGAGCCACCGGATACGGAGCCATGCTCCTCGCGGAACTGGCAGCCCGTCCCTGA
- a CDS encoding amidohydrolase, with amino-acid sequence MDIVDAQVHFNRFGTVEAGIAAMDAVGVNALLYDEYWSFDEHSRILPGYELPNGAMRHVFPLAEAAALKHPERFAYLVRFDRRDPDLEALISTIRTMPQRKALRVVPWTPEGFSQFGEGADDPVFAAAQKYAVPVFVLLPGQTRLLHRYLHRFPDVPVIVDHCGVPLLPGRLHDDQLSGFGEVLALAQYPNVSLKWTHAPRLSSGAYPYPDVLEMLLRVVDAFGPQRVMWGSDHTQSSDHHSWAESLYYIRDTAQLSNEDKSWILGQSLRTVLQWPAPRQEPGVSSLIR; translated from the coding sequence ATGGATATCGTAGACGCGCAGGTGCACTTCAACCGCTTCGGCACGGTGGAAGCGGGCATCGCGGCCATGGACGCCGTTGGCGTAAACGCGCTGCTGTACGACGAATACTGGTCGTTCGACGAACACTCGCGCATTCTGCCCGGCTATGAACTGCCCAACGGAGCGATGCGGCACGTCTTTCCACTGGCAGAGGCGGCGGCTCTGAAGCATCCGGAGCGCTTCGCCTACCTCGTGCGTTTCGACCGACGTGACCCGGACCTGGAGGCCCTGATTTCGACCATCAGGACGATGCCGCAGCGAAAAGCCCTGCGCGTGGTGCCCTGGACACCCGAAGGCTTCTCCCAGTTCGGTGAGGGTGCAGACGATCCGGTGTTCGCCGCCGCGCAGAAGTACGCTGTTCCGGTGTTCGTGTTGCTGCCCGGTCAGACGCGGCTGCTGCACCGCTACCTGCACAGATTCCCCGATGTGCCAGTCATCGTGGATCACTGCGGAGTACCGCTGCTGCCCGGTCGCCTGCACGACGACCAGCTCTCGGGGTTCGGTGAGGTGCTGGCACTCGCGCAGTATCCGAACGTGTCGCTGAAGTGGACGCACGCGCCACGTCTGTCGAGCGGAGCCTATCCGTATCCGGACGTGCTGGAGATGCTTTTGAGGGTGGTCGATGCCTTCGGACCGCAGCGGGTGATGTGGGGCAGCGACCACACCCAGAGCAGCGATCATCATTCCTGGGCGGAGTCGCTGTATTACATCCGTGATACGGCGCAGTTATCGAACGAGGACAAGAGCTGGATTCTCGGCCAGAGTCTGCGGACGGTGCTGCAGTGGCCCGCGCCCCGGCAGGAACCCGGGGTCAGCTCACTCATACGCTGA
- a CDS encoding HD domain-containing protein gives MTAFPLTDDFLTALRLAHTFHSGQYRKGTDEQGKGEAGVPYLSHLLGVASIALEFGASEPEAIAALLHDALEDGPMYTGRDAAVLRREIVAAFGQRGDDIAHLVDGATDDAPAAGQPKRHWKDRKLEYLARLPGESASALLVSASDKLHNARTILSDLLVVGPAVFGRFNQGRDGTLQYYRLLTDTYQSLSMPDVLARPRLRALFAELERTVSTLETACGLTAEQVRAFPNLR, from the coding sequence GTGACGGCCTTTCCGCTGACCGACGATTTTCTGACGGCTCTTCGTCTCGCGCACACCTTCCATTCGGGCCAGTACCGCAAGGGTACGGACGAACAGGGAAAAGGAGAGGCAGGCGTGCCCTACCTTTCACACCTGCTGGGCGTGGCGAGCATCGCGCTGGAATTCGGAGCCAGCGAACCGGAAGCCATCGCGGCTCTGCTGCACGACGCCCTGGAAGACGGCCCGATGTATACCGGACGGGACGCCGCCGTTCTGCGCCGTGAGATCGTGGCGGCCTTCGGACAGCGGGGAGACGACATCGCCCACCTGGTAGACGGAGCCACCGACGACGCCCCCGCCGCCGGTCAGCCCAAGCGGCACTGGAAGGACCGCAAACTGGAGTACCTCGCTAGGTTGCCGGGTGAATCGGCCAGTGCCCTGCTGGTCAGCGCTTCGGATAAGCTGCACAACGCACGCACCATTCTGAGCGACCTGCTCGTGGTCGGCCCGGCTGTCTTCGGGCGTTTCAACCAGGGCCGGGACGGCACGCTGCAGTATTACCGCCTGCTGACCGATACCTATCAGAGCCTGAGCATGCCAGATGTGCTGGCACGTCCCAGGCTTCGTGCGCTGTTTGCAGAGCTGGAACGCACGGTGTCCACTCTGGAAACGGCCTGTGGCCTCACGGCAGAGCAGGTGCGGGCCTTCCCCAATCTGCGCTGA
- a CDS encoding PAS domain S-box protein gives MTLPSGLSTAAIASVMLQASLDCIIAIDQHNVVVEWNPAAERTFSFTRAEAVGRNLSSLIIPPKYREAHERGMQRYLDTRIPHLVNHRVQIEAQRRNGDIFPCEIAFHPLEVDGHSYFAAYLRDLSEERRINHERSQLAMVAEASTDFIAFSDLNNRLMYINAAGRKLVGYEGAIPAHAQLADVVHPDDRDVLTEQIWPQVRDEGSWEGEMRLIHQGTGDVIDVHRTIFTVYDPVTKAATGYATVTRDIRERKRIEQERLAWQTELETQVAQRTRELNELNAELDAFNYSISHDLRAPIRHMTGFASLLRRSLLAENPEKSEQYLNMIEQAASRMALLVEALLRLAQQARQPLRRGTVDLSKVAQEVREELTPELAQRQVSWTGGALPVVLGDETLLRQVLLNLIGNAVKYTRMREHAQIDVQARREDAEWVIEVRDNGVGFDPQYSGKLFGVFQRLHGEQEFEGIGVGLANVQRIVKRHGGRVWATAVLGVGATFSFTLPA, from the coding sequence ATGACGCTCCCTTCAGGACTCTCGACCGCTGCGATCGCCAGCGTCATGCTTCAGGCATCTCTCGACTGCATCATTGCCATCGATCAGCACAATGTGGTGGTGGAGTGGAATCCTGCCGCAGAGCGCACGTTTTCCTTTACCCGCGCCGAAGCGGTCGGCAGGAATCTCAGTTCGCTGATCATTCCGCCGAAGTACCGAGAGGCCCACGAACGCGGCATGCAGCGGTATCTCGACACGCGCATTCCCCACCTCGTCAATCACCGCGTCCAGATAGAGGCGCAGCGCCGCAACGGAGACATCTTTCCCTGCGAGATTGCCTTTCATCCGCTGGAGGTCGATGGGCACAGCTACTTCGCGGCGTATCTGCGCGATCTGAGCGAGGAACGCCGGATCAACCACGAGCGAAGCCAGCTGGCGATGGTCGCGGAAGCCAGTACCGATTTCATCGCCTTTTCCGATCTGAACAACCGCCTGATGTATATCAACGCGGCTGGACGAAAACTGGTCGGCTACGAGGGAGCCATTCCAGCCCACGCCCAGCTCGCCGACGTCGTCCACCCCGATGACCGCGACGTGCTGACAGAGCAGATATGGCCGCAGGTGCGCGATGAGGGCAGCTGGGAGGGAGAAATGCGGCTGATCCATCAGGGCACCGGAGACGTGATCGACGTTCACCGCACGATTTTCACAGTCTACGACCCGGTGACGAAGGCCGCCACAGGCTACGCCACCGTGACCCGCGATATCCGTGAACGCAAGCGGATCGAGCAGGAACGCCTCGCGTGGCAGACAGAGCTGGAAACCCAGGTGGCTCAGCGCACCCGCGAGCTGAATGAGCTGAATGCCGAGCTGGACGCCTTCAATTACAGCATTTCGCATGATCTGCGTGCGCCGATCCGCCATATGACAGGCTTTGCCTCCCTGCTGCGCCGCTCGCTGCTGGCCGAGAACCCGGAGAAGAGCGAACAGTACCTGAACATGATCGAACAGGCCGCCTCACGCATGGCGCTCCTGGTCGAAGCGCTGCTCAGACTGGCTCAGCAGGCACGGCAGCCTCTGAGGAGGGGAACGGTCGATCTCTCAAAAGTGGCGCAGGAGGTCCGTGAGGAACTCACCCCCGAACTGGCCCAGCGCCAGGTGAGCTGGACGGGTGGTGCCCTGCCGGTGGTGCTGGGCGACGAAACGCTGCTGCGTCAGGTTTTGCTGAATCTGATAGGGAACGCCGTGAAGTACACCCGGATGCGCGAACACGCACAGATCGACGTGCAGGCCAGGCGGGAGGATGCCGAATGGGTGATAGAGGTGCGTGACAACGGCGTCGGCTTCGATCCCCAGTACAGCGGCAAGCTGTTCGGCGTGTTCCAGCGTCTGCACGGCGAGCAGGAGTTCGAGGGAATCGGGGTCGGCCTCGCCAACGTCCAGCGCATCGTCAAGCGGCATGGAGGCCGCGTCTGGGCAACGGCGGTGCTCGGTGTAGGCGCGACCTTCAGCTTTACCCTGCCCGCCTGA